The Primulina tabacum isolate GXHZ01 chromosome 16, ASM2559414v2, whole genome shotgun sequence genome window below encodes:
- the LOC142528850 gene encoding BEL1-like homeodomain protein 1 has translation MATYFHGNSEIQGSGDGLQTLILMNPTYVGFPENQPPQPPASNNFVFLDSNNNINLSHAPPPSQIQHFVGIPLQGASATEAASSQDPYGQHDVSALHGFLSRNLYNQQIGIASARQVTRSHQGLSLSLSSQQPASHSSFRLEREVPTQPLMAVAQSREDNVRVSGGSPSSNSGVSNGVNGVQTVMFNSKYLKAAQELLDEVVKVQKGTKIVAELAEGSQRIGEPSGAAGSGGGGREESKKGGAELTAAERQEIQMKKAKLVNMLDEVEQRYRQYHHQMQIVISWFEQAAGVGSAKTYTALALQTISKQFRCLKDAILGQIRAATKSLGEEESFGGKTEGWKLKYVDNQIPQQRALQQLGMIQHNAWRPQRGLPERSVSVLRAWLFEHFLHPYPKDSDKLMLAKQTGLTRSQVSNWFINARVRLWKPMVEEMYLEETKEQEKTGSEKKSQDEDSISKNTATQAKNPMFENQNSSRNESASVSTSTVFTSPSGVKNNSDFHLMGSSEMVNFTQKSPKKSRIPSTNMDSKPTIPANEHMSLKFGIERQSRDEFTLISAPTNFIGGFGSYPMGELGRFGNEQFQAPYSGNGVSLTLGLPHQNFMPNQGIQLERGGGDSNDFGGMIV, from the exons ATGGCTACGTACTTTCATGGTAACTCAGAAATCCAAGGAAGTGGCGATGGATTACAGACCCTGATTCTCATGAACCCTACTTACGTTGGATTCCCCGAGAATCAACCGCCACAGCCACCCGCCAGCAACAACTTCGTGTTTCTTGACTCCAACAACAATATCAACCTCTCCCACGCGCCGCCGCCTTCCCAAATTCAACATTTTGTCGGCATACCTCTCCAAGGGGCAAGCGCCACTGAAGCTGCCTCGTCGCAAGATCCCTACGGCCAGCATGACGTGTCGGCCCTCCACGGTTTTCTATCACGTAATCTTTACAACCAGCAAATAGGCATCGCGTCCGCGCGTCAGGTCACACGCTCTCATCAGGGGCTTTCTTTGAGCCTTTCGTCGCAGCAGCCGGCCAGCCACAGCTCTTTCAGGCTTGAAAGGGAGGTGCCCACTCAACCGCTTATGGCTGTGGCTCAGTCGCGTGAGGACAACGTTAGAGTTTCGGGTGGATCACCTTCATCGAATTCCGGAGTTTCCAACGGCGTTAACGGAGTACAAACTGTGATGTTTAATTCTAAATATTTGAAGGCAGCACAGGAGCTTCTTGATGAAGTTGTTAAGGTACAGAAGGGAACAAAGATTGTAGCTGAATTAGCAGAGGGATCCCAGAGAATCGGAGAGCCCTCAGGCGCCGCTGGCTCTGGCGGCGGAGGAAGAGAAGAAAGTAAAAAAGGTGGGGCTGAACTCACTGCAGCAGAGAGACAAGAAATTCAGATGAAGAAAGCAAAGCTTGTTAACATGCTCGATGAG GTGGAGCAAAGATACAGGCAATACCACCACCAGATGCAGATAGTAATCTCTTGGTTTGAACAAGCAGCAGGAGTTGGTTCTGCTAAAACTTATACTGCCCTGGCTTTGCAAACAATTTCGAAGCAATTCCGGTGCCTTAAAGACGCGATCTTGGGCCAAATCAGAGCAGCAACGAAAAGCTTAGGCGAAGAAGAAAGCTTCGGAGGAAAAACCGAAGGCTGGAAACTTAAATACGTCGATAATCAGATCCCACAGCAACGAGCCTTACAGCAATTGGGAATGATCCAGCACAATGCTTGGAGACCCCAGCGAGGTTTACCCGAACGATCTGTTTCTGTTCTTCGTGCCTGGCTCTTCGAGCACTTCCTCCACCC ATATCCGAAGGATTCAGATAAGCTAATGCTTGCTAAACAGACGGGGCTAACCAGGAGCCAG GTGTCGAATTGGTTCATCAATGCTCGGGTTCGATTATGGAAGCCAATGGTAGAAGAAATGTACCTGGAAGAGACTAAAGAACAGGAAAAAACGGGATCAGAGAAAAAGTCTCAAGACGAAGATTCAATCTCAAAGAACACAGCTACACAAGCCAAGAATCCAATGTTTGAAAATCAGAACAGCAGCAGAAACGAATCTGCATCTGTATCAACTTCCACCGTTTTCACGTCCCCTAGCGGAGTAAAGAACAACTCAGATTTCCACCTCATGGGATCATCTGAAATGGTAAACTTTACTCAAAAAAGTCCCAAAAAATCGAGAATTCCATCAACGAATATGGACTCAAAGCCCACAATTCCTGCCAACGAGCATATGTCGTTGAAATTTGGTATCGAGAGGCAGAGTAGAGATGAGTTCACATTAATCAGTGCACCCACGAATTTTATCGGAGGGTTTGGCTCTTATCCGATGGGGGAACTCGGAAGGTTCGGAAACGAGCAATTTCAGGCACCCTATTCCGGCAACGGTGTATCTCTAACACTTGGTCTTCCACACCAAAACTTTATGCCGAATCAAGGCATTCAACTCGAAAGAGGCGGAGGCGACTCAAACGATTTTGGTGGCATGATAGTGTAG